In Luteimonas galliterrae, the sequence GCCGCCGCCGACAAGCTCGACGCCGCGCTGAAGGAAAAGAACTGGGACGCGCTGGTCCCCGATGAGCGCGACAACGCCGGCCAGACCGCCGGCCTCAAGCCCGCGGTGATCATGGACGTGGACGAAACCGTGCTCGACAACTCGCCCTACCAGGCGCGGCTGGTGCACAGCGGCAAGGAGTACGACGAAGTCAGCTGGGATCAATGGGTCGCCGAGAAGAAGGCCAAGCCGCTGCCGGGCGTGGTCGACTTCGCCAAGGCAGCCGCGGCCAAAGGCGTCACCATCCTCTACCTGTCCAACCGCGCCGTGCACCTGAAGGACGCGACGCTGGCCAATCTGAAAGCCGTCGGCATGCCGGTCGCCAGCGACGAGGTATTCCTGGGCCTGGGCACCTTCGTCAAGGATTGCGAACAAAACGGCAGCGAAAAGAACTGCCGCCGCCGCCTGGCCGGTCGCCAATACCGTGTGCTGATGCAATTCGGCGACCAGCTCGGCGATTTCGCGCAGATCGTCGCCAATACGCCGGCCGACCGCGCCCAGCTGGCCGACGAATACGGCGACTGGTTCGGCGAGCGCTGGTGGATGCTGCCCAACCCGACCTACGGCAGTTGGGAACCGGCGCTGTTCAACAACGCCTGGGACCAGCCGCGCGAGGCGCGCCGCCAGACCAAACGGGGCGCTCTAGATGTCGAAAAATAGATGTAAATCAACGAGTTGAATAATTTCAGTTAAGGTATTGCATTAACTTTTGAGCTGGGCTAGCCTGCCTGCGCCACAACAAAGTCCTCCGGCCCAGGCCGGATTTCAGGAGACCTCCGGGTCTCCTTTCTTTTTGAGACTTTCATCGGCCGCACCTAGGGCTGCTACTAGGTATCGCGGGGCTGGCGATGGGGTTAGCGTGCCTATTAGCGTGAGCGCCGTGCGCCCGCGCGACGGGGGGTTGCCTCGCATTCGGAGGAATCGCGCCATGGGTTTCGAGCTCCCCAGTCCACTGCTGCCCAAGCTGCTCAACGGCCTGCTCGGCCAGAACGGTCCCGGCCATGGCCATGGGCCGGGCGGCGTCAACGGCGCCGGCGAAGGCCCGGATAACGATCCCGACAACAGCGCCCACCACGCGCGCCAGGCGGCCCTGCAGAACGAGCGCGCGGCCGAAGCGGGCAACGACCAGGGCCGCTGGCAGCAATCCGAAGGGCCGAACAACGACGGCGTCCAGCGCGGCAACGGGCACCACGAAGGCCACGGTCCGCAGGGGCCTGGCAACAGCAGTTCGGTCGGCAACGGCCATTTCCCGGGCCCGGGCGAGATCCTGTCGGACATCGTCGGCAAGGCCGACGCGGCCGCGCGCGGCCTGCT encodes:
- a CDS encoding 5'-nucleotidase, lipoprotein e(P4) family; the protein is MRTQTLVLPLLVCTLALVACKPASFTALAAAPHAANKAAASAKAGPTTPADDNLNAVLWVQTSAEYRAACQTVYRAAADKLDAALKEKNWDALVPDERDNAGQTAGLKPAVIMDVDETVLDNSPYQARLVHSGKEYDEVSWDQWVAEKKAKPLPGVVDFAKAAAAKGVTILYLSNRAVHLKDATLANLKAVGMPVASDEVFLGLGTFVKDCEQNGSEKNCRRRLAGRQYRVLMQFGDQLGDFAQIVANTPADRAQLADEYGDWFGERWWMLPNPTYGSWEPALFNNAWDQPREARRQTKRGALDVEK